Proteins from a single region of Catenulispora acidiphila DSM 44928:
- a CDS encoding DUF2000 domain-containing protein — MNEGTPEGTVEDAEATPVRFDTKIAVLLRDDLAVWQRLNVTAFLVSGIGTAHPEVIGEAYRDADDTAYLSEFRQPVLVFEGSKELLTAARSKALARGLAVAVFTGDMFRTGNDTDNRAAVRAVRGDDLDLVGIAVYGAKNAVDKAFKGAAMHH; from the coding sequence ATGAACGAGGGCACTCCTGAAGGCACCGTCGAAGACGCTGAAGCCACCCCAGTCAGGTTCGACACGAAGATCGCCGTGCTGCTGCGGGACGACCTCGCGGTGTGGCAGCGGCTGAACGTCACGGCGTTCCTGGTCAGCGGGATCGGGACGGCTCACCCCGAGGTCATCGGCGAGGCTTATCGGGACGCGGACGACACTGCGTATCTCTCGGAGTTCCGCCAGCCGGTTCTCGTCTTCGAAGGAAGCAAAGAACTGCTGACCGCGGCCCGGAGCAAGGCTCTGGCGCGCGGGCTGGCTGTCGCGGTGTTCACCGGCGACATGTTCCGCACCGGCAACGACACCGACAATCGCGCGGCGGTGCGCGCTGTGCGTGGCGACGATCTGGATCTGGTCGGGATCGCGGTCTACGGCGCCAAGAACGCGGTCGACAAAGCCTTCAAGGGCGCCGCGATGCACCACTGA
- a CDS encoding ArsR/SmtB family transcription factor, with amino-acid sequence MDTQVEQYELTHPSEDAVELTAVLSALAEPVRLTIVHTVADYAAEGGIACLDVWEKSGLTATKSTMSHHYKVLREAGLVVMWWVGAKKHVRLRRELMDVRWPGLLDAVLADTKAPQSVHAHEKR; translated from the coding sequence ATGGACACCCAGGTCGAGCAGTACGAACTGACTCATCCCAGTGAGGACGCCGTGGAGTTGACGGCGGTGCTGTCGGCGCTGGCCGAGCCGGTCCGGCTGACCATCGTCCACACCGTCGCCGACTACGCCGCCGAGGGCGGCATCGCCTGTCTGGACGTCTGGGAGAAGAGCGGGCTCACCGCCACTAAGTCCACGATGTCGCACCACTACAAGGTGCTGCGCGAGGCCGGACTGGTCGTGATGTGGTGGGTCGGCGCCAAGAAGCACGTCCGGCTGCGCCGGGAGCTGATGGACGTACGGTGGCCGGGACTGCTGGACGCGGTCCTGGCGGACACGAAGGCGCCGCAGTCCGTCCACGCGCACGAGAAGCGCTAG
- a CDS encoding MFS transporter has translation MLPVILSAMFMAMFDYFVVNVAAPSFQHDLHTTDAGLELVVGGYGFAYAAGLITGGRLGDLLGYKRMFVGGMAAFTLASLACGVATSSTILIVARLVQGATAAAMVPQLLALINVIYPVHERPRAMAWFGATIGTGSVAGQVLGGVLLEANIFHWTWRPIFLVNVPIGLIAVLLALRWLPDTRGTHRPKFDPVGAIAIALSIGLALAPLILGRTEGWPVWTWVSLVGSVPVMIVAMRWEARLARVGGAPMVDLSLFKERTFSVGLALSGLMLAMFGGFMLAMTLFLQGGMHMSPVKAGLLFGPLGVAFAVTSLLARQVSGRYGARVIAIGAGLSTAGLVLLGIVLAWRGADLASWQLLPSMILVGAGNGLVLPSLVGSVLAGIKTKNAGAASGMLVTAQQFGGASGVTILGTVFFSVLGSHPGGFGGYVTAMRWVDAVDVVFVVAILAMAFLLPKQAAGMAAKR, from the coding sequence ATGCTGCCGGTGATCTTGTCGGCGATGTTCATGGCGATGTTCGACTACTTCGTGGTCAACGTCGCCGCGCCCTCCTTCCAGCACGACCTGCACACCACCGACGCCGGCCTGGAGCTGGTCGTCGGCGGCTACGGCTTCGCCTACGCGGCCGGGCTGATCACCGGCGGGCGGCTGGGCGACCTGCTGGGCTACAAGCGGATGTTCGTCGGCGGGATGGCCGCGTTCACGCTGGCCAGCCTGGCCTGCGGCGTCGCGACGTCCTCGACGATCCTGATCGTCGCGCGCCTGGTCCAGGGCGCGACCGCGGCCGCGATGGTGCCGCAGCTGCTGGCCCTGATCAACGTCATCTACCCGGTGCACGAGCGGCCGCGGGCGATGGCGTGGTTCGGCGCCACCATCGGCACCGGCTCGGTCGCCGGGCAGGTGCTCGGCGGCGTGCTGCTGGAGGCCAACATCTTCCACTGGACGTGGCGGCCGATCTTCCTGGTGAACGTGCCGATCGGGCTGATCGCCGTGCTGCTGGCGCTGCGCTGGCTGCCGGACACCCGGGGCACGCACCGTCCCAAGTTCGACCCGGTCGGCGCGATAGCCATCGCGCTGAGCATCGGTCTGGCGCTGGCGCCGCTGATCCTGGGCCGCACCGAGGGCTGGCCGGTCTGGACCTGGGTCTCGCTGGTCGGCTCGGTCCCGGTGATGATCGTCGCGATGCGCTGGGAGGCGCGGCTCGCGCGGGTCGGCGGGGCACCGATGGTGGACCTGTCGCTGTTCAAGGAGCGCACGTTCAGCGTGGGCCTGGCGCTGTCCGGGCTGATGCTCGCCATGTTCGGCGGGTTCATGCTGGCCATGACGCTGTTCCTGCAGGGCGGCATGCACATGAGCCCGGTGAAGGCCGGTCTGCTGTTCGGCCCGCTGGGGGTGGCCTTCGCCGTCACCTCGCTGCTGGCGCGGCAGGTCTCGGGCCGCTACGGCGCCCGGGTGATCGCGATCGGCGCCGGGCTGAGCACCGCCGGACTGGTGCTGCTGGGGATCGTGCTGGCCTGGCGGGGCGCGGACCTGGCGTCCTGGCAGCTGCTGCCCTCGATGATCCTGGTCGGCGCCGGCAACGGCCTGGTGCTGCCCTCGCTGGTGGGCTCGGTGCTGGCCGGCATCAAGACCAAGAACGCCGGCGCGGCCTCCGGGATGCTGGTCACCGCGCAGCAGTTCGGCGGCGCGTCCGGCGTGACGATCCTGGGCACGGTGTTCTTCTCCGTGCTGGGCTCGCACCCCGGCGGGTTCGGCGGCTACGTGACCGCGATGCGCTGGGTGGACGCGGTGGACGTGGTGTTCGTCGTGGCGATCCTGGCGATGGCGTTCCTGCTGCCCAAGCAGGCCGCCGGGATGGCGGCCAAGCGCTGA
- a CDS encoding DUF2252 domain-containing protein, with translation MTNSSLASRVAAGRAARKLITRSSTGDWTPPPDRRDPMAILQKQAATRLPGLVPIRYGRMAASEFAFLRGAPAIMAADLSHSPNTGLTVQLCGDAHLSNFGLYASPERRLVFDLNDFDETLPGPFEWDVKRLTASIAVAARQNGFTDECGSHAATHAARAYRATMARLAGMSELDVWYRSVDATMMLQLAKRPKGRREVEASLSEAERHTNLQALRKLTGPGPDGTPRIRYQPPLLVPFAELGFDRDAEEETIRRVFTDYRSTLQEDRRTLLERFRYVESALKVVGVGSVGTRCSMALLLGETTATPLFLQVKEAEESVLAPYLKAGRDDHQGHRVVSGQRLMQATSDIFLGWASGPAGRYFYVRQLRDMKGSANVPEMDKTMLRAYGELCGQTLARAHARSGDRVAISAYLGSGDSFDRAMGRWAVAYADQTRVDHKALMTAIKTGVVLSVDA, from the coding sequence ATGACGAACTCGAGCCTGGCCTCGCGGGTGGCGGCCGGGCGTGCGGCCCGCAAGCTCATCACGCGCTCCTCGACCGGGGACTGGACGCCGCCGCCGGACCGCCGGGACCCGATGGCGATCCTGCAGAAGCAGGCGGCCACGCGGCTGCCGGGCCTGGTGCCGATCCGGTACGGCCGGATGGCGGCCTCGGAGTTCGCGTTCCTGCGCGGCGCCCCGGCGATCATGGCCGCCGATCTGTCGCACTCGCCGAACACCGGTCTGACCGTGCAGCTGTGCGGCGACGCGCACCTGTCCAACTTCGGGCTCTACGCCTCCCCCGAGCGCCGGCTGGTGTTCGACCTGAACGACTTCGACGAGACGCTGCCCGGGCCCTTCGAGTGGGACGTGAAGCGGCTGACGGCGAGCATCGCGGTCGCCGCGCGGCAGAACGGGTTCACGGACGAGTGCGGCTCGCACGCCGCGACCCACGCGGCGCGGGCCTACCGCGCGACGATGGCGCGGCTGGCGGGGATGAGCGAGCTGGACGTCTGGTACCGGAGCGTGGACGCCACGATGATGCTGCAGCTCGCCAAGCGCCCGAAGGGCCGCCGCGAGGTCGAGGCGTCGCTCAGCGAGGCCGAGCGGCACACGAATCTTCAAGCGCTGCGCAAGCTGACCGGTCCCGGACCGGACGGCACGCCGCGCATCCGCTACCAGCCGCCGCTGCTGGTGCCGTTCGCGGAGCTGGGATTCGACCGGGACGCCGAGGAGGAGACCATCCGCCGGGTGTTCACCGACTACCGCTCCACGTTGCAGGAGGATCGCAGGACTCTGCTGGAGCGGTTCCGGTATGTGGAGTCGGCGTTGAAGGTGGTGGGCGTCGGCAGTGTGGGGACGCGCTGCTCGATGGCGCTGCTGCTCGGCGAGACGACGGCGACGCCGTTGTTCCTTCAGGTGAAGGAGGCCGAGGAGTCGGTGCTCGCGCCGTATCTGAAGGCCGGCCGGGATGACCACCAGGGGCATCGGGTGGTCAGCGGGCAGCGGCTGATGCAGGCGACCAGCGACATCTTCCTGGGGTGGGCGAGCGGGCCGGCGGGGCGGTACTTCTACGTGCGGCAGCTGCGTGACATGAAGGGGTCGGCGAACGTTCCGGAGATGGACAAGACGATGCTGCGCGCGTACGGGGAGCTGTGCGGGCAGACATTGGCGCGGGCGCATGCGCGGTCCGGGGACCGGGTCGCGATTTCGGCGTACTTGGGGAGCGGGGATTCGTTCGACCGCGCGATGGGGCGGTGGGCTGTGGCGTATGCCGATCAGACCCGGGTGGATCACAAGGCTTTGATGACGGCGATCAAGACCGGTGTGGTGCTCTCGGTCGATGCCTAG
- a CDS encoding MFS transporter has translation MTDVLDRSTPAAPEGPGGTATTANITDFSTTSGLSARAKLVLFLLCAANFMVAVDFSILNIAVPSIGKDLHIADANLQWIATAFALPSGGLLLLSGRVGDLVGRKKVFITGTILFTSASVIAAIAWVPAVLLAGRALQGIGAAMIVPTGMALLTTSFPEGPQRERALGINGTLMTVGFTAGMVLGGVLTQALSWRSTMVLNTVMGAVVLLGAPRLLTESRNPHASRLDVPGAATVTTALLALIYALSTAAQAGFGRPDVVIGLVAGVALLAAFVFIESRAAEPLVSLRILRRRNVAIGNIGGLITFACMSAVVFLGTLFLQQVEGMSPTLTGLVFAVMGVAAALGGMIAPRLIGRYGARTTLVGGLIFQGALILPLALIAPGNGTVLLLTIGAVAAFGHLAAVVSYGVTATSGLGDTEQGLATGLVTTSQQVGLTLGIPLLSAVASARSDSLRTAGHSAKDALTSGIQLSMGADGVVVLVAAALVWFGLRAKTVRAETVRSQG, from the coding sequence ATGACAGATGTCCTCGACCGGTCCACGCCGGCGGCACCCGAAGGTCCGGGCGGCACGGCTACCACCGCGAACATCACCGACTTCTCGACGACTTCCGGCTTGTCCGCCCGGGCCAAGCTTGTTCTCTTCCTGCTCTGCGCGGCGAACTTCATGGTCGCCGTCGACTTCTCCATCCTGAACATCGCCGTCCCCAGCATCGGCAAGGACCTGCACATCGCCGACGCGAACCTGCAGTGGATCGCCACCGCCTTCGCGCTGCCCTCCGGCGGCCTGCTGCTGTTGTCCGGCCGCGTCGGCGACCTCGTCGGACGCAAGAAGGTCTTCATCACCGGCACCATCTTGTTCACCTCGGCCAGCGTGATCGCCGCCATCGCGTGGGTCCCCGCGGTCCTGCTCGCCGGCCGCGCCCTGCAAGGCATCGGCGCGGCGATGATCGTGCCGACCGGCATGGCGCTGCTGACCACCTCCTTCCCCGAGGGCCCGCAGCGAGAGCGCGCCCTGGGCATCAACGGCACGCTGATGACCGTCGGCTTCACCGCCGGCATGGTCCTCGGCGGCGTGCTGACCCAGGCGCTGTCCTGGCGCTCCACGATGGTGCTGAACACCGTGATGGGAGCCGTCGTCCTGCTCGGCGCGCCGCGGCTGCTCACCGAGAGCCGCAACCCGCACGCCTCCCGCCTTGACGTCCCCGGCGCCGCGACCGTCACCACCGCGCTGCTGGCGCTGATCTACGCGCTGTCGACCGCCGCGCAGGCCGGCTTCGGACGCCCCGACGTCGTCATCGGCCTGGTCGCCGGCGTGGCACTGCTCGCGGCCTTCGTCTTCATCGAGTCCCGAGCCGCCGAACCGCTGGTGTCGCTGCGCATCCTGCGCCGCCGCAACGTCGCGATCGGCAACATCGGCGGGCTGATCACCTTCGCCTGCATGAGCGCGGTCGTCTTCCTCGGCACGCTGTTCCTGCAACAAGTGGAGGGCATGTCCCCGACCCTGACCGGTCTGGTCTTCGCGGTCATGGGGGTCGCGGCAGCGCTCGGCGGCATGATCGCCCCACGGCTCATCGGCCGCTACGGCGCCCGCACCACCCTCGTCGGCGGACTGATCTTCCAGGGCGCGCTGATCCTCCCGCTCGCCCTGATCGCCCCCGGCAACGGAACCGTCCTGCTGTTGACGATCGGCGCCGTCGCCGCCTTCGGCCACCTCGCCGCGGTCGTCTCGTACGGCGTCACCGCGACCTCCGGCCTCGGCGACACCGAGCAAGGTCTGGCGACCGGTCTGGTCACCACCTCGCAGCAGGTCGGTCTGACGCTCGGCATCCCGCTGCTGTCCGCCGTGGCCTCGGCGCGCAGCGACAGCCTGCGCACCGCCGGGCACAGCGCCAAGGACGCGCTCACCAGCGGCATCCAGCTCAGCATGGGCGCCGACGGCGTGGTCGTGCTCGTCGCCGCCGCGCTGGTCTGGTTCGGCCTGCGCGCCAAGACTGTGCGCGCTGAAACCGTGCGCAGCCAAGGCTGA
- a CDS encoding helix-turn-helix transcriptional regulator, with translation MTTPVPVDPESVRRANLREFLVARRARITPEEVGLAPGSRRRTPGLRREEVAVLAGVGTSWYQWLEQGRDITVSSQVLDAVGRVLKLDEPETRHLYALAGLNPPPVGRLSPADAAGPVDQALVHLVDTWLPNPGMIIDRYWNIVVANRAAELALHTTKTGWNCLHQYFLDEIYRESLENWTELAPRVVATYRSEMTASPGDEGFRLVVENLLTQSTEFAELWARQGVAHSGVNLKSMSSRVGPLHFESVTLAVPDRADLRIVLHNPQAGSDTRAKMERLLAEDERRNGLRLVAG, from the coding sequence ATGACGACCCCGGTCCCCGTGGACCCCGAATCCGTCCGGCGGGCGAACCTGCGCGAGTTCCTGGTCGCCCGCCGCGCCCGGATCACGCCCGAGGAGGTGGGCCTGGCGCCCGGCAGCCGCCGCCGCACCCCGGGCCTGCGCCGCGAGGAGGTCGCGGTCCTCGCCGGCGTCGGCACCTCCTGGTACCAGTGGCTTGAGCAAGGACGCGACATCACGGTGTCCTCGCAGGTCCTTGACGCAGTCGGCCGCGTCCTCAAACTCGACGAGCCCGAAACCCGCCACCTGTACGCCCTGGCCGGCCTCAACCCACCCCCCGTCGGCCGCCTGTCCCCCGCCGACGCCGCCGGCCCGGTCGACCAAGCCCTGGTCCACCTCGTGGACACCTGGCTCCCCAACCCCGGCATGATCATCGACCGCTACTGGAACATCGTCGTCGCCAACCGCGCGGCAGAACTGGCCCTGCACACCACCAAGACCGGCTGGAACTGCCTCCACCAGTACTTCCTCGACGAGATCTACCGCGAATCACTGGAGAACTGGACGGAACTCGCGCCCCGCGTAGTCGCGACGTACCGCTCAGAGATGACGGCCTCCCCCGGCGACGAAGGCTTCCGCCTGGTAGTGGAGAACCTACTGACGCAGAGCACTGAGTTCGCCGAACTGTGGGCCCGCCAAGGCGTCGCACACAGCGGCGTGAACCTGAAGTCGATGAGCTCCCGCGTCGGACCCCTGCACTTCGAATCGGTGACCCTCGCCGTCCCAGACCGCGCGGACCTCCGAATCGTCCTCCACAACCCCCAAGCCGGCTCCGACACCCGCGCGAAGATGGAGCGCTTGCTGGCGGAGGACGAGCGGCGGAACGGGTTGCGGTTGGTGGCGGGGTAG
- a CDS encoding toll/interleukin-1 receptor domain-containing protein, producing MHEIFVNYRTNDAHDAAFAIQADLTHRFGADKVFYASRSLKHGVPFGDALIREAGKARVLLAVIGSEWLKRDARGHRLVDDENDWVRREIVAALNAGTHVIPVLVGRTTDRLPNDLPPDIKDLLNFNYRRFDHREAEAQLPQIAAAVQEVVPGLIDNTEQKPEPPSMAGTTSTNQSGGSTIGTQGGRSVNVTGDHQGGTHLSGDTHGDVHISGDRRDGIHIDGDQSGGTNYGGAINTGGGTFIGSSRGNVHTGSGAQFNTLPTDDDPDDEQ from the coding sequence ATGCACGAAATCTTCGTCAACTACCGCACCAACGATGCCCACGACGCGGCCTTCGCCATCCAGGCTGATCTGACGCACCGTTTCGGCGCGGACAAGGTCTTCTACGCGTCCCGCTCGCTCAAACACGGAGTGCCGTTCGGTGATGCGCTGATCCGCGAGGCCGGCAAGGCGCGGGTCCTGCTCGCTGTCATCGGCTCGGAGTGGCTCAAACGGGATGCCCGTGGCCACCGTCTCGTCGATGACGAGAACGACTGGGTCCGGCGTGAGATAGTCGCGGCTCTGAACGCCGGCACTCACGTGATCCCCGTCCTCGTCGGGCGCACGACCGACCGCCTCCCCAATGACCTCCCGCCGGACATCAAGGACCTCCTGAACTTCAACTACCGCCGCTTCGACCACCGCGAGGCGGAAGCACAGCTGCCGCAGATCGCCGCCGCCGTCCAAGAAGTCGTCCCCGGTCTCATCGACAACACCGAGCAGAAGCCTGAACCGCCCTCCATGGCCGGAACCACCAGCACAAACCAGAGCGGCGGCTCCACGATCGGCACCCAGGGCGGCCGCAGTGTCAACGTCACCGGAGACCATCAAGGGGGCACTCACCTGTCCGGTGACACCCACGGCGACGTCCACATCTCCGGCGACCGCCGCGACGGCATCCACATCGACGGCGACCAGAGCGGCGGAACGAACTATGGCGGCGCCATCAACACCGGCGGCGGCACCTTCATCGGCAGCTCCCGGGGCAACGTCCACACCGGAAGCGGCGCGCAGTTCAACACGCTGCCGACGGACGACGACCCGGACGACGAGCAGTGA
- a CDS encoding helix-turn-helix domain-containing protein encodes MGDSSRFGTELRARRVAAGLSLGTMAAYLRYSKGYLSKIETGRMPARPDFARRCDAYLKADGALAALVPDQTPAPRSSATETDVPTRSGSPAKPDLHQPWSSGFDGDAYSFAAVPRRDVLAAGTGAVLAVGLGTGLAPRSAASYDEHATRAFETLFGQMRTLGQTASPAVVLPTLVAQTETLRGLAARASAATRNRLLRLTSRYAEFTGWMAQEAGSDSGALWWTELAARLADAAGDTTLVAYSGIRRALVAMYRGDGAGTVAAARDAEHSRWSPTIREQAARRAAQGHALQGDYTACLRALDRARELGSLVPVPSRSSTSRPTAGSLSPTAATATTRAFTIGSTTMIDPLAITTGWCLFDLGRWEQSADFLDPAVSALQPDAVRNRARYGTRLALAHAALGDLPRATALTASLLDAADAADSATIRTDLRRLSRTLNRHSTDPAVRALSPRLTASL; translated from the coding sequence ATGGGGGATTCGTCACGCTTTGGCACCGAGCTGCGGGCCCGCCGCGTAGCAGCCGGGTTGTCGTTGGGCACCATGGCTGCCTACCTGCGCTACAGCAAGGGCTATCTCAGCAAGATCGAGACGGGCCGCATGCCGGCACGCCCAGACTTTGCACGGCGGTGCGACGCATACCTAAAGGCAGATGGAGCGCTCGCAGCGTTAGTGCCCGACCAGACGCCGGCTCCGAGGAGCTCTGCTACAGAGACCGACGTCCCTACCAGGTCCGGAAGCCCGGCCAAACCCGACCTCCACCAACCTTGGAGCTCGGGCTTCGACGGCGACGCCTACTCGTTCGCCGCCGTGCCCCGCCGAGACGTCCTCGCGGCCGGCACTGGCGCCGTGCTCGCTGTCGGTCTCGGCACCGGCCTCGCCCCGCGCTCGGCGGCGTCCTATGACGAGCACGCCACGCGCGCTTTCGAGACCCTCTTCGGCCAGATGCGGACGCTCGGCCAAACTGCGAGTCCCGCCGTCGTGCTGCCGACACTGGTGGCACAGACTGAGACATTGCGCGGCCTCGCCGCCCGTGCGTCCGCAGCCACGAGGAACCGCTTGCTCCGCCTGACGTCCCGCTACGCGGAGTTCACCGGCTGGATGGCTCAAGAAGCGGGAAGCGACTCAGGCGCGCTGTGGTGGACAGAGCTCGCTGCTCGCCTCGCCGACGCCGCCGGCGACACCACGCTCGTCGCCTACTCCGGCATCCGGCGTGCTCTCGTGGCGATGTACCGGGGTGACGGTGCGGGGACCGTGGCGGCGGCTCGCGACGCCGAGCACTCGCGCTGGTCACCCACGATCCGTGAGCAGGCTGCACGTCGCGCCGCGCAGGGCCACGCACTCCAAGGCGACTACACCGCGTGCCTCCGTGCTCTCGACCGTGCCCGTGAGTTGGGCTCCCTGGTCCCGGTGCCATCGCGATCTTCCACGTCACGCCCGACAGCCGGTTCGCTTTCGCCGACCGCGGCCACGGCCACAACCCGCGCGTTCACCATCGGCTCGACGACCATGATCGACCCGCTGGCGATTACCACCGGCTGGTGCCTGTTCGACCTCGGCCGGTGGGAGCAGTCCGCGGATTTTCTGGACCCTGCCGTTTCTGCCTTGCAGCCGGACGCCGTCCGTAACCGTGCTCGCTACGGAACGCGTCTCGCCCTCGCGCACGCGGCCCTAGGCGACCTTCCACGCGCAACGGCGCTGACGGCCAGCCTCCTCGACGCGGCTGACGCCGCCGACTCGGCGACCATCCGTACCGACCTCCGTCGGCTGTCCCGCACCCTCAACCGCCACAGCACCGACCCCGCGGTCCGCGCCCTCAGCCCGCGCCTGACCGCCTCGCTCTAG
- a CDS encoding ThiF family adenylyltransferase, translating into MLNPVRVADFVLDAIAARIGAVEPEQGGALLGLPGLDYISEFIHDADAATTTTRYQNTDWLIAAIGAREAASAARFKGIVHSHPRGMPVPSSQDQAEYAESLRLNPQLARYLAPIVTHDVDTPLAGHEVRLGPARISFFGAERAADGFALTPVRPVVVPLMRMLRRAGVRPEGDPAAIELEGTTLLATQAQLPGFGAVTLLLGADFPATAPIVLPEQSDGPLALRWDLGLPTIERLAGAVLALRRGRAREREGRDASHRDDAGAAAEVNPAAADGGGRGADKDEQSAEAFGGAGAFGGAENVSGTKGSASDEAARSAGTAEGDRGADEDEQSAGAFGGARSVAGAENVRGTKGSASGEIARSAGAAEGGRGSDGGANAGGVVGSEAGAGDAGGAPGGRRDPGAVLFARSEGILSPSLAGRSVLIVGAGSVGSYMAEVLARSGVGAFVIVDPDVVEAVNVGRSGFRVADVGLGKAWAAGEVVLAVNPRARVGVFGARHGDVDLAALVGGADVVVVATDDPEAQARVGHFAYWAGRPAVFPGLYQGARGGEVIIAAGGSACFACATGGVRADLQETGSGEVAARTDYGTGRLIAEPGLLADVHQVAAVAAKVTLGLLHAPDDDAAAARFAYGILKAGTTYAVFGHEPDYWIFADLMRSAPAQYAYQSLWLSVASRSDCAVCGEPEGRTDPSAYQEPDIDLIRALKDSR; encoded by the coding sequence ATGCTGAACCCCGTCCGGGTGGCGGACTTCGTGCTGGACGCGATCGCCGCGCGCATCGGGGCGGTCGAGCCGGAGCAGGGCGGCGCACTGTTGGGGCTGCCAGGCCTGGACTACATCAGCGAGTTCATCCACGACGCCGACGCCGCAACCACCACCACGCGCTACCAGAACACGGACTGGCTGATCGCGGCGATCGGCGCACGAGAGGCCGCCTCAGCGGCGCGGTTCAAGGGGATCGTGCACTCGCACCCGCGCGGAATGCCCGTGCCCTCGTCGCAGGATCAGGCTGAGTACGCGGAGTCGCTGCGGCTGAATCCGCAGCTGGCGCGGTACTTGGCGCCGATCGTGACGCACGACGTGGACACACCGCTGGCCGGGCATGAGGTGCGGTTGGGACCGGCGCGGATCTCCTTCTTCGGCGCGGAGCGTGCGGCGGACGGCTTCGCACTGACGCCGGTGCGGCCGGTGGTGGTGCCGCTGATGCGAATGCTGCGGCGTGCCGGGGTACGGCCGGAGGGCGACCCGGCGGCGATCGAGCTGGAGGGCACCACTCTGCTCGCCACGCAGGCACAGCTGCCGGGATTCGGCGCGGTGACCCTGCTGCTGGGCGCGGACTTCCCGGCGACGGCACCGATAGTGCTGCCGGAACAGAGCGACGGACCGCTGGCACTCAGGTGGGATCTCGGGCTGCCGACAATCGAGCGACTCGCCGGCGCGGTCCTGGCACTACGCCGCGGCCGCGCCAGGGAGCGCGAGGGGCGAGATGCGTCGCACCGAGACGACGCGGGCGCCGCGGCGGAAGTGAATCCGGCGGCTGCTGATGGAGGCGGGCGCGGCGCGGATAAAGATGAGCAGAGCGCGGAAGCATTCGGCGGCGCGGGAGCATTCGGCGGCGCAGAAAATGTGAGCGGCACAAAGGGATCGGCTAGCGACGAGGCCGCGCGATCGGCGGGTACTGCTGAAGGTGATCGCGGCGCGGATGAAGATGAGCAGAGCGCGGGAGCATTCGGCGGCGCGCGATCAGTGGCCGGCGCAGAAAATGTGCGCGGCACAAAGGGATCGGCCAGCGGCGAGATCGCGCGATCGGCGGGTGCTGCTGAAGGCGGGCGCGGCTCGGATGGTGGGGCGAACGCGGGCGGCGTGGTGGGTTCTGAAGCCGGCGCGGGGGATGCGGGCGGGGCGCCTGGGGGTCGGCGTGATCCGGGGGCGGTTCTGTTTGCGCGTAGTGAGGGGATTTTGTCGCCGTCGCTGGCTGGGCGGAGTGTGCTGATTGTTGGGGCGGGGTCGGTGGGGTCTTATATGGCTGAGGTGCTTGCTCGGAGTGGGGTGGGTGCTTTTGTGATTGTGGATCCTGATGTGGTTGAGGCTGTCAATGTGGGGCGGAGTGGTTTTCGGGTTGCGGATGTGGGGTTGGGGAAGGCTTGGGCTGCTGGGGAGGTGGTTTTGGCGGTCAATCCGAGGGCTCGGGTGGGGGTTTTCGGTGCTCGGCATGGGGATGTGGATCTGGCTGCTTTGGTGGGTGGGGCTGATGTGGTGGTGGTTGCCACTGATGATCCGGAGGCTCAGGCTCGGGTTGGGCATTTTGCTTATTGGGCTGGGCGGCCGGCGGTTTTTCCTGGGCTTTATCAGGGTGCTCGGGGTGGTGAGGTGATCATTGCTGCCGGCGGGAGTGCTTGCTTCGCGTGTGCCACTGGTGGGGTGCGGGCTGATTTGCAGGAGACGGGGAGTGGGGAGGTTGCCGCGCGGACCGATTACGGGACCGGGCGGTTGATCGCCGAGCCGGGGTTGCTGGCTGATGTGCATCAGGTGGCGGCGGTGGCGGCGAAGGTGACTCTCGGGTTGTTGCACGCGCCTGATGACGACGCCGCGGCGGCCCGCTTCGCGTACGGCATCCTCAAAGCCGGGACCACGTACGCCGTCTTCGGTCACGAGCCGGACTACTGGATCTTCGCCGACCTGATGCGGTCCGCGCCGGCGCAGTACGCGTATCAGTCGCTGTGGCTGTCGGTGGCGAGTCGGAGTGACTGCGCGGTGTGCGGCGAGCCCGAGGGACGTACCGATCCGTCCGCTTACCAGGAACCGGATATCGATCTCATCAGAGCACTGAAAGACTCGCGATGA